A window of the Gloeocapsa sp. DLM2.Bin57 genome harbors these coding sequences:
- the pgl gene encoding 6-phosphogluconolactonase — protein sequence MEKHLEILADKSSLIGRALALVKAKIIATLEVKEKCRIALAGGNTPKPLYEAISATSLPWDKIEVFWGDERYVSPDDPQSNQKMARYVWLNKVNFPEANIYPMPTDSGNPSLDAQKYETALLEAFGLAVGEIPVFDLIFLGIGDDAHTASLFPKTPALTVSDRLITVGNKDGQPRLTFTYPLINAADCVIFLVTGANKQPALSQIFAPEADGMLYPARLIKPQGELWWLLDGATRF from the coding sequence ATGGAAAAACACTTAGAGATTTTAGCAGATAAGTCATCCCTAATTGGGCGAGCTTTAGCACTAGTAAAGGCTAAAATTATAGCAACACTAGAGGTTAAGGAAAAATGCCGTATCGCTTTAGCAGGAGGAAATACCCCTAAACCCCTCTACGAAGCGATCTCTGCTACCTCATTACCTTGGGATAAAATTGAGGTTTTTTGGGGTGATGAACGTTATGTTAGCCCAGATGATCCTCAAAGTAACCAAAAAATGGCTCGGTACGTCTGGTTAAATAAGGTAAATTTTCCTGAAGCTAATATTTATCCTATGCCAACTGATTCAGGAAATCCTAGTTTAGATGCTCAAAAATATGAGACAGCATTACTAGAAGCTTTTGGTTTGGCAGTAGGAGAAATACCAGTTTTTGATCTTATTTTCTTAGGAATAGGAGATGACGCACATACAGCCTCTCTATTTCCGAAAACTCCAGCATTGACAGTAAGCGATCGCTTGATTACAGTAGGAAATAAGGATGGTCAACCTCGTTTGACTTTTACTTACCCTTTAATTAATGCTGCAGATTGTGTAATATTTTTAGTTACAGGTGCGAATAAACAACCTGCTTTGTCACAAATTTTTGCACCAGAAGCCGATGGAATGTTATACCCTGCACGTTTAATCAAACCTCAAGGGGAATTATGGTGGTTACTAGATGGTGCGACCCGTTTCTAG